A single Vanacampus margaritifer isolate UIUO_Vmar chromosome 14, RoL_Vmar_1.0, whole genome shotgun sequence DNA region contains:
- the btc gene encoding probetacellulin, translating into MAKVYRLYVGILTALALCEWSLAGWKTTGVAVNQTEPPCPRRGNGDNCTAPTSDTGQWNGHFTKCPQELNHYCIHGECRFVEEQKAPSCRCQHGYIGSRCEYVDLDWRRGDKRQMIIIICIIAALVALVLLIVFVFVCSHRRSSCWARRREEPRNGTEKLRMMDTNSHPVTPDSGEPLNTNDV; encoded by the exons ATGGCCAAAGTGTACAGACTCTATGTCGGAATACTAACAG CGCTGGCCTTGTGTGAATGGTCCTTGGCGGGCTGGAAAACTACCGGCGTGGCTGTCAATCAAACGGAGCCCCCCTGCCCTCGCCGTGGCAACGGAGACAACTGCACAG CGCCTACCTCGGACACGGGTCAGTGGAATGGACACTTCACCAAATGTCCGCAAGAACTCAACCACTACTGCATCCACGGGGAGTGTCGCTTCGTGGAAGAGCAAAAGGCGCCGTCCTGCAG GTGTCAGCATGGCTACATCGGCTCCAGATGCGAGTACGTGGACCTGGATTGGCGGAGAGGAGACAAGAGGcagatgatcatcatcatctgcaTCATCGCGGCGCTCGTGGCCCTCGTTCTTCTCATTGTGTTCGTCTTTGTTTGTTCACA TCGCAGGTCCAGTTGTTGGGCAAGACGGCGGGAAGAACCGAGGAACGGGACGGAGAAACTCCGTATGATGGATACCAATTCACATCCCGTAACACCGGACTCAGGAGAGCCTTTAAACACAAACGACGTTTGA
- the rxfp3 gene encoding relaxin-3 receptor 1, which yields MSGEWSEEGSAWSFNVSANATANRSCRPHFHAAELGSEPGSGGAAAVRIVISVVYSLVCALGLVGNVLVLYLMKSKRAWKKSSINLFVTSLALTDFQFVLTLPFWAVENALDFTWLFGRAMCKTVSYVTAMNMYASVFFLTAMSVARYSSLASALHGRRGGRHRRFLLLPLGGCGAARCVAASIWVAAACAALPHAVFSTTVRVSGEEDLCLVKFPESEGTSAQLWLGLYHSQKVLLGFVAPLAIISACYLLLLRFLAASNDANASSAKRRAKVTKSVTIVVLSFFLCWLPNQALTAWGILIKLNVVHFTYEYYTTQVYVFPVSVCLAHSNSCLNPVLYCLMRREFRKALKKLFRRITSPALTTVIRPITTTKPEADERGHGQHAVDPRGPPREPAAVVFYPPGAAM from the coding sequence ATGTCCGGCGAATGGTCCGAGGAAGGCTCGGCGTGGAGCTTCAACGTGAGCGCCAACGCCACCGCCAACCGCTCCTGCCGCCCCCACTTCCACGCGGCCGAGCTCGGGTCCGAGCCGGGCTCGGGCGGCGCCGCGGCGGTGCGCATCGTCATCTCGGTGGTTTACTCGCTGGTGTGCGCGCTGGGGCTGGTGGGAAACGTGCTGGTGCTCTACCTGATGAAGAGCAAACGCGCGTGGAAGAAGTCCTCCATCAACCTGTTCGTCACCAGCCTGGCGCTCACCGACTTCCAGTTCGTGCTCACGCTGCCCTTCTGGGCGGTGGAGAACGCGCTGGACTTCACCTGGCTGTTCGGGCGCGCCATGTGCAAGACGGTGTCCTACGTGACGGCTATGAACATGTACGCCAGCGTCTTCTTCCTCACCGCCATGAGCGTGGCGCGCTACAGCTCCCTGGCGTCGGCGCTCCACGGCCGGCGCGGGGGTCGCCACCGGCGGTTCCTCCTGCTACCGCTAGGGGGATGCGGCGCGGCGCGCTGCGTGGCCGCCTCCATCTGGGTGGCGGCCGCCTGCGCCGCGCTCCCGCACGCCGTCTTCTCCACCACCGTGCGCGTGTCCGGGGAGGAAGACTTGTGTTTGGTGAAATTCCCGGAGAGCGAAGGCACCAGCGCGCAGCTGTGGTTGGGACTCTACCACTCGCAGAAGGTCCTGCTGGGCTTCGTGGCTCCTCTCGCCATCATCTCGGCGTGCTACCTGCTCCTTTTACGCTTCCTGGCGGCCAGCAACGACGCCAACGCGTCGAGCGCCAAGAGACGCGCGAAGGTGACCAAGTCGGTCACCATCGTGGTGCTGTCCTTCTTCCTGTGCTGGCTGCCCAACCAGGCGCTGACGGCGTGGGGGATCCTCATCAAGCTCAACGTGGTGCACTTCACCTACGAGTACTACACCACGCAGGTGTATGTGTTCCCCGTGTCCGTGTGCTTGGCGCACTCCAACAGTTGCCTCAACCCGGTGCTCTACTGCCTGATGCGCCGCGAGTTCCGCAAGGCGCTCAAGAAACTTTTCCGGCGGATCACGTCGCCGGCGCTCACCACCGTCATCAGGCCCATCACCACCACCAAGCCCGAGGCGGACGAGCGGGGCCACGGACAACATGCGGTAGACCCCCGGGGGCCCCCCCGGGAGCCCGCCGCGGTGGTCTTCTACCCTCCCGGGGCGGCTATGTAG